In the Patescibacteria group bacterium genome, one interval contains:
- a CDS encoding S49 family peptidase, whose protein sequence is MFQLYNPQRDKKVLKKIVIAMIVVAAFIIIKDEISWQIGSYDDYLPGEEEWDEDMEEYDCNVAGIELHGFLSTYIVSADDEVDQEMYADQAASEIINLTLEELDKDEEIKAIVLEIDSYGGSAVAGEEVADALKRVEKPVVAVIRDGGASAAYWAASGADIIFASANSDVGSIGITMSYLDYAKSNQKEGFTYNQLSTGRFKDTGDPDKILTLEEKELLMRDVKIMHENFIKDVADNRGLDTEAVRQMADGSSMLGQMAWEKGLIDKIGGLYEVKEYLKEKIGEEVEVCWYESPR, encoded by the coding sequence ATGTTTCAACTCTACAACCCCCAAAGAGACAAAAAAGTTTTAAAAAAGATTGTTATTGCAATGATTGTTGTTGCTGCATTTATTATAATAAAAGATGAAATTTCCTGGCAAATTGGTTCTTATGATGACTATCTTCCGGGAGAGGAGGAATGGGACGAGGACATGGAAGAGTATGACTGCAATGTTGCCGGCATTGAACTTCACGGGTTCTTATCCACTTATATTGTTTCCGCAGATGACGAAGTTGACCAAGAGATGTATGCGGACCAGGCGGCTTCGGAGATTATCAACTTAACTTTGGAAGAGCTGGATAAAGACGAAGAGATTAAAGCGATTGTTTTGGAAATAGATTCTTACGGCGGCAGCGCCGTGGCCGGGGAAGAAGTGGCCGATGCTTTAAAAAGAGTTGAGAAGCCGGTCGTGGCCGTGATCAGGGACGGGGGCGCTTCAGCCGCTTATTGGGCCGCTAGCGGCGCTGATATTATTTTTGCCTCGGCTAATTCTGATGTTGGCAGTATTGGAATTACCATGTCTTATTTGGATTATGCCAAAAGCAATCAAAAAGAAGGATTTACTTACAACCAATTAAGCACCGGCCGTTTTAAAGACACCGGCGATCCTGATAAAATTTTGACTTTAGAAGAAAAAGAATTACTAATGCGGGATGTTAAAATTATGCATGAGAATTTTATTAAAGATGTGGCCGATAACAGGGGACTGGATACAGAAGCGGTGCGGCAAATGGCTGATGGTTCAAGCATGCTCGGCCAGATGGCTTGGGAAAAGGGTTTGATTGATAAAATAGGCGGGCTTTATGAGGTTAAGGAGTATTTGAAAGAAAAGATTGGCGAGGAGGTGGAGGTTTGTTGGTATGAGAGCCCCCGCTAG